CGAGTCTCCGGCGTCGCAACCGTTTCCCTGGCTACTCGTCCAGAAGATCACCGTCCCGGACCGCGTGGCGGCGTACGTCCATCGCGCCGAGCTCGTGGACCGGGCCATGCCGACACGCCGCCCGCTGACGGTGCTGAAGGCGTCCGGCGGTTTCGGCAAGACCACCCTGCTTGCGGAGTGTTGCCGCGAGTTGCGCCGGAAAGGCGTGGCCGTCGCCTGGGTGTCGTTGGACGAGCGGGACGAGCCTGCCGTGCTCGACACCTACATCGCCGTGGCCTGCCAGAGCGCCGGCCTGGATCTCCTGGACGTTTCGGACCTCGATGGTGCCGGCGATGGACCGGAGCGTCGAATCGGGGTGGTGGCGCGAGAGATCCAGGTCTCCGGCAAGCCGTTCGTGCTTGCCTTCGACGAGTTGGAACGGCTGGAGAAATCCGCTTCGTTGGCGCTGCTGGAGTTCCTGATCGAGCACGGCCCGTCCAATCTTCACCTGGCGATGGCGGGTCGGCGAATCCCCGACCGATTGAACGTGGCGGGCGCCGTGCTGGACGGCCGGGCCGGGCTCGTGACGACCGAGGAAATGAGGTTTTCGAGGTTCCATGCGGCCGAGTTCTTCAACCGGAGATTGTCGCGCGACGCGCTGTCTGCCGAGATGAAACGTTCCCTGGGATGGCCCTTCGCCTTGCGCATTTCCCGCAACCGGATGCAGCGCGGCAGGGCCGGGGACGCCGGCGTCGCTCAGGACATCGTCGAGAACTGGATCGAGTCGCGGCTGTTCGCCGACCTTGGAGGCGATGACCGGGACTTCATCCTCGACGTCGGTTTGTTCGACTGGATCGACGCGCCGCTGTTGGACGAAGTGCTCGAGCGCGGCGACTCGTTGCGCCGGCTGCAGTCGATGCCTGCGTTGGTCGGGTTGCTCGAGCCTGTGAGCGCCGGTCCGGCCGACAACGACAAGTGGCGGCTCCATCCGCTGGTGCGCGAGCACTGCGCCGAGCGGCGCTTGCGTGAAGACCCGCAGCGCTTCGGCGCCATCCATCGCCGGATTGCCGAAGGGCTGGCTCGGCGGGGCGATCCGGTTGCGGCCATGCGTCACGCCGCTGCGGGCGGCCAACCGGTGCTGGCCGGTGAAATCCTGGAGCGGGCCGGCGGCGTGCGCCTCTGGGCCTTGCAAGGGCTGGCGCAGCTTCAGACCGCGGACCGGTATCTGACCGAGGACGTCATCTCGACGCGTCCGCGGCTGGTGCTGGTGCGATGCCTGGTAGGGATCATGTCCGGTCGCGCGGAGGAGGCTCGAAGGCGCTACCACGAAGTCAGTGAGACGTTGTCCAACCGCCAGGACGTGGGGCGAGAGTTCCTGGTGGATATTTGCATCGTTGGCGGCGTCATCGTGATCTACGGGGGAGAACCGGTCAGCTCGACCTGGACTCGGACACTGCACAGGAACTATACGAAGCTCGCCGAATCGAAGCACTTCGATCCCGTGACGCGAGGCTTCGCCGCGTACGGACTCTGCACCCTGTACCAGTTACTGGCGGATTTCGAATCCGCGCTCGATTGGTTCGAGCGCGCCCGGCCCTTCCTTGCACGAAGCCAGTACATGAGCGTGTACGGGGCACTGCTGACGGGTCAGGTGGACATGACCCGAGGCCGCGTGCAGGACGCTGAGTCGCACTATCGCAAGGCGCAGCGAGTCGCGAGGAAGAGTTTCGTGGTCGATCCCGTGGCCGTGACGGGCGCGGCGATCATGCTGCGGGAGCTGCAACTGGAGTGCAACCCGGCGCCTTCGGCGGCGGAGCTGCGGCGGGTTCCGTTGGCGTTGGTCAAACAGGGAATGCCCTTCTCGGGCTTTGCCGCGGCCTGTTCAGTGCTGATCGAGCAGCACCTGCAGGCCGGACGTATCCGCCAGGCCCTGGCGCAGACCGAAGAGTTTCTGCACCACACCCGCGGGGCGGGACTGAAGTCGTTCGCACGGTACGTGGCGGCGACGCGCGTTTCGGTGCTGGTCATCGCGGGAAGGCCCGGCGACGCTGAACGGGCCCGGCGGCTGGAAGACCTGCCGATCGATCCGGCGAGTTGCGTGGACCTGACCCGGCAAAGTTGGCGGGAAATGGAGGCGATATCGTGTGCGCGCCTTCGCTGGCTGACCGCAACCCGGCGATTCGGGGAGGGCCGCGATCTGGCCCGCGCGTTGCGCGAGGCAGCCATCGACCACCAGCTCAAGCGGACGCTGATGCGCGCCACGGGGTTGTCGATGGTGCTCGAACAGCGCGCGGGAGAACCGGAATCGGCGGTGGCGCATCTGAAGGACTTCCTGGAGCTGTTCTCCGAAACTCCTTATGCCTGGGCGCTGTTTCAGGACCGGGGGGTTTGCCGCGCGGCGATGACGGCCTTTCTCGAGCGCCATCCGGAATCGCCGTATCGCGAGACCGTGCAGTCGCTATCGAAAGCGCTACGCCGCGCCGATGAAGTGCGCGGTCTGGTGCTGAGCCAGCGCGAGCAGGCGGTCCTGCAGTCGTTGGAGGGTCGCGGGGACAAGCAGATCGGCGCCGAGCTCGGACTCACGTCGCACGGTGTGCGGTATCACCTGCGAAAGCTCTTCACCAAGTTGGGCGTGACCTCTCGCGCCGAGGCTGTCCGCCGCGCCCGGGAACTGGGCGTAATCGCGCCCGATTCCTGACCCGTATCCGCGGACAGGCTCGCGTCCTGTTGCGTGGATTCCAGTCTTCCCGTGTGCAGTCGCTTTTCTCCCGCGACGCACTACACGATTATCGAAACGCTACACATTCGGTTCGGTGGTAGCGTTCTGACCTTTGGCGGGCTGCGTCAATCCAACTAAGAACGACTGAGAAACGGTAGGACGATGGCCAGACAGCTCTTGATCGGTGGCGTTGTGGTCTTGATGGTCCTCGGGATGGGTATCTCGCCGGTTGCGGCGCAAGGGCGTCTCGATCCTCCGGTGATTACCCATGCGGAAGGGCGTGACGCCAGTATTTATCTGATGTGGAGTGCCGTCCAGGGTGCCGCCAGGTATCACGTCGGCCTGGACCTCGTCGACGGTTCTGCTGCCGGTCGCCATGAAGCCGTCCCCGGGGGTCGCACGAGCCACACTGTCACCGGATTGCAGAACGGCAAGGAGTACTGGGTGTGGGTATGGGGCGATCGCGGAGAC
This genomic window from Acidobacteriota bacterium contains:
- a CDS encoding fibronectin type III domain-containing protein; its protein translation is MARQLLIGGVVVLMVLGMGISPVAAQGRLDPPVITHAEGRDASIYLMWSAVQGAARYHVGLDLVDGSAAGRHEAVPGGRTSHTVTGLQNGKEYWVWVWGDRGDGVEGVPSDAVRVTPMASTAPTSPGRTAPPAVDLTCHGYDEGATRAYNCIPGSGKMKRDPAAI